A single Xiphias gladius isolate SHS-SW01 ecotype Sanya breed wild chromosome 22, ASM1685928v1, whole genome shotgun sequence DNA region contains:
- the nbeal2 gene encoding neurobeachin-like protein 2 isoform X4, translating into MDWLISQCQLKDVGYLQQWLEAFVASFERLIDVQSLEPRRLEECSSEVPLLPREVLVFLSTQLWHSALHLTGAAEQNSSTPHPLLLIKFFIIVCRNMENIDQEKTPGFVFETIRLLNFCLDQLKNGPLEQPSLQLVVQYGLVLCESLFDPYQTWRRRLAGEEVSLLERNKYKFSPLAVPEELPALFHESLQESKRIPEFLTLRLVHLQGAVISGGKKNGLLSITPHSVEDLFSVLRAWCCRTSPEPKDTALPRLTLQCLTAMIHLLHSSSPAERQVEIRTILEIYFQLLNWNRPLSSEKQDRQSWEDSLISLQSQMLTAVPEILQCSDRPVLQAVFLNNNCFEHILRLIQNSKLFRSNRRRPEREVVCDLTTRLLTEVEVDQVWEKGSDSITVHALGVLTAIMSNSPSAKLSPAYFCLLPPQEVFKERIGYSQLFDVLRSQGQPTKRLLQELMNMAVEGEHAHAHHLGISNDQPLLLLLQWLPDLSGQRDLQLLVAQWLATVCSGSLSCRTVAVEAGMVRALLQVLSQPHSLDRQCADALLGLLQHLGSLCLKPEELKSLLRLLRVDQENGAVLGRVHPYCTRIIRVLSAMAAREGQDSALQYFDLTPPMAGIMVPTVQRWPGSGFAFHAWLCLNMEFPSCHSQFSNNRRPPANSGTGAQHEMGKGPRRKQLYSFFTASGTGLEAFFTMGGVLVVAVCTKKDYMAVSLPDHPLADSRWHSVDIVHIPGRRPFGQNLVTIYIDGEQRKTAQLRFPSLSEPFTSCCIGSAGHRTTTTTTSPNLPMTLSSNPSPEFAFPPHAPSLIRSQSFPASFAGGHWGSIGNSPVHTIPAGLQDTEWGTPTSLDGLLGNAFICHEALQQTQTRALYAAGPNHVSLFKTDGELSDLNSKLLLYYTPQAFKSQICLDLSPNHQYDGRLTGHRVVNWDIKDVVNVVGGIGVLLPLLEQVCEAEQAYNGGQEISDLLGPELTSSRGPAAMLLPLNKSAEGRLERNSIAAFLLMVKNLIRHHPVNQESLLHCHGPSIIGVMLSKVPGSMMDMNVLMACQLLLEQVFSEGNSPLLQQLYQHLLFDFRIWTKSHFAVCLAHVQYLASVINKGKQRMKRKYGVQYILDTIRTFYSVEKDGSSLSDEKQTIQISLFALLKDFLKSPTPEELHSVLAYILTVGEEQQVVKALDVLYELLRSSPPREQVQAVLLEWGVEQLYCLLLTPSFGDEARERVFRILYKILKSERVSERNKQRVKLKDFGYLGLVCFLEDLPVTMITVRCLYEQVLATDASPNFRDLLAVVCLSHRAVLTVRLDVCRKLFHLIYSNEDYVKQLAKQPGWQDVLTKLYVKESYESHTASIADSGNNRPFEPNYRPLLRRDQTLVIEDTRTDVFLNYRSSQDIEDEEEEDEGGPRDISEGFSDLSQSPPSGCGGPLKNFTGSLHFKSFDSVDQGSHSSSISNAVDITSSCTNDEGREYQPLSPFGTSPLDLELGGMGETVIHTPGGSLANTPSPLEHCKPFPPLRTRKSSSLSNVLDDTSYGTDPPTGDTISNTSNPQQTPEEELCNLLTNIVFSVLWSGSGAEGAEDVVWRERGQVFSVLTKLGSSCQLVRPPDDIKRSLLEMMLESSLSDLREAQGVSLPFCPSLVRLLRLLQDFLFAEGTDNHTLWSEKIFEGVVNLLDKLQAWHSTPGSPGNIELKEMAQIGLRIITGYIQQQHSQVCVMAYVKLHSLLQTVLCLSWEEVCFLLGQLGAPLWPGGVMDSTNCGHPETFSQLVPIVRTLLDQHADPVTLQTLLPNLPITNGSTTFAQDLKVYCHTPEWRGFYQQQVQPTMEQYELDTFGRSHDIMSNFWNSCFDDLMSTAFRRDKDRSDIKSKFQEVIVDPYLKRVRSENSRYLSWQKQSSSQQGVVWKHWRALRRLLTSERGAWANRVQPEVKWKLSNAETYSKMRLKLVPNYNYDPHSEASALRDNMGADSPRSSEPLPLAVAKEAKVSDMEDDQLGEEDLVFLDNKVEGEDESQKEKLVLSEDCELITIVAVVPGRLEVTTHHLYFYDGSSEKEETEEGIGFDFKRPLSQLREVHLRRYNLRRSALELFFIDQAHYFINFRKKVRNKVYSRILGLRPPNLFYFGSRSPQELLKASGLTQKWVYREISNFEYLMQLNTIAGRTYNDLSQYPVFPWVLCDYTSPVLDLEDPSVFRDLSKPIGVVNPRHAQNVREKYESFEDPTGTIDKFHYGTHYSNAAGVMHYMIRMEPFTTLHIQLQSGRFDCADRQFHSVAAAWQARMESPADVKELIPEFFYFPEFLQNLNGFDLGHLQISQDPVTNVLLPRWATSRGDFIRKHRKALECEHVSSHLHEWIDLIFGYKQRGEEAVNALNVFYYCTYEGAVDLDAIANENERKALEGIISNFGQTPCQLLKEPHPPRMSTENAVRRQARLETVPPNIFEELKKLRPFVEVVSDGLPLVQAVVPKNQNRSFIIQGSDILVTVSSNGLIGTHSWLPYDKNIANYFTFTKDPTMTNPKTQRFLSGPFSPGVEIGAQVLVVSNDGRLLFSGGHWDCSLRVTQLGKGKLVGRICRHIDIVTCLALDLCGIYLISGSRDTSCIVWQVLQQGGFSSGLSPRPVQVLCGHDQEVTCVAISTELDMAVSGSKDGTVIVHTVRRGQFLRTLRPPGNSCVPTEISELQVGMEGHIVVQTSLEERSNRKGKYSLHVYSVNGCLLSSFTMEEQVTALHLVSEYVILGTIQGSLHIRDLYSLDAPVTPLALKVPVRSVSVTKECSHILVGLEDGKLIVVGAGKPEEVRSGQFSRRLWGSTRRISQVSSGETEYNPSENAGK; encoded by the exons ATGGACTGGCTCATAAGTCAATGCCAGTTG AAAGACGTGGGCTATCTGCAGCAGTGGTTGGAGGCGTTTGTGGCGTCCTTTGAGAGGCTCATTGACGTCCAGTCACTGGAGCCTCGGAG GCTGGAGGAGTGCAGCTCGGAGGTGCCCTTGCTTCCCAGGGAGGTCCTGGTTTTCCTCAGCACCCAGCTATGGCACAGTGCGCTGCACCTCACTGGGGCCGCCGAGCAAAACAGCAGCACCCCACACCCACTGCTCCTCATCAAGTTCTTCATCATTGTCTGCAG GAATATGGAGAACATCGACCAAGAGAAGACCCCTGGTTTTGTTTTCGAAACTATCAGACTTTTGAATTTCTGTTTGGACCAG TTAAAAAATGGACCATTGGAGCAGCCTTCTCTGCAGCTGGTTGTGCAGTATGGACTCGTGCTGTGTGAGAGTCTGTTTGACCCTTATCAGACATGGAGGAGACGCCTGGCAGG GGAGGAGGTGAGCTTGCTGGAGAGGAACAAGTATAAGTTCTCCCCGCTGGCCGTGCCAGAGGAGCTGCCTGCTCTCTTCCATG AAAGCCTGCAGGAAAGCAAGCGGATCCCAGAGTTCCTCACACTCAGATTGGTTCATCTCCAGGGTGCTGTCATCAGTGGAGGAAAG aagaatGGCCTTCTCTCCATCACCCCTCACTCTGTAGAGGACCTGTTCTCTGTTTTGCGAGCGTGGTGCTGCCGGACCTCCCCTGAACCCAAAGACACGGCGCTCCCACGGCTGACCTTGCAGTGCCTGACGGCGATGATCCACCTCCTGCACTCCAGCAGTCCTGCGGAACGGCAGGTAGAGATCAGGACGATACTGGAGATTTACTTCCAGCTCCTCAACTGGAACCGTCCGCTTAGCAGTGAGAAGCAAGACAGGCAGAGCTGGGAAGACAGTCTGATCTCGCTCCAGAGCCAAATGCTAA CTGCTGTTCCTGAGATCCTGCAGTGCTCTGACAGACCAGTCCTGCAGGCTGTCTTCCTCAACAACAACTGCTTTGAACACATCCTCAGGCTCATTCAAAACAGCAAG CTCTTTCGGAGCAACAGGCGTAGGCCGGAGCGTGAGGTTGTGTGTGACCTCACTACACGTTTACTCACAGAGGTTGAAGTGGACCAG GTTTGGGAGAAAGGATCAGACAGTATTACAGTTCATGCATTAGGAGTCCTCACAGCTATAATGAGTAACTCACCCTCTGCAAAG CTTTCTCCAGCCTATTTCTGTCTCCTTCCCCCTCAGGAGGTTTTCAAGGAGAGGATTGGCTACTCCCAGCTGTTTGATGTGCTGAGGAGTCAAGGTCAACCCACCAAAAGGCTGCTGCAGGAGCTGATGAACATG GCAGTGGAGGGCGAGCATGCCCACGCTCATCACCTCGGCATTAGTAATGACCAGCCcttgctgctgctcctgcagtGGCTGCCTGACCTGTCGGGTCAGAGGGACCTTCAGCTGCTGGTGGCGCAGTGGCTTGCCACTGTCTGCAGTGGCTCCTTGTCCTGTCGCACCGTGGCTGTGGAGGCAGGCATGGTGCGGGCTCTGCTGCAGGTGCTTTCCCAGCCCCACAGTCTGGACAGGCAATGTGCAGATGCACTCCTGGGCCTCCTGCAGCACCTGGGCTCCCTGTGTCTGAAACCAGAGGAGCTAAAAAGTCTGCTCAGACTGCTCAGGGTGGATCAGGAAAATGGAGCAGTGCTGGGGAGGGTGCACCCCTACTGCACTCGCATCATCCGAGTGCTCTCGGCCATGGCAGCCAGAGAAGGCCAGGACAGTGCCTTGCAGTACTTTGACCTTACGCCCCCCATGGCAGGTATTATGGTGCCCACAGTCCAGCGCTGGCCAGGCAGCGGGTTTGCCTTTCATGCTTGGCTCTGCCTCAACATGGAGTTCCCGTCCTGTCACTCACAGTTCTCCAACAACCGCAGACCTCCTGCCAACTCTGGCACAGGGGCTCAGCATGAGATGGGAAAAGGTCCACGCAGGAAGCAGCTCTACAG tTTCTTCACAGCCAGTGGAACTGGGCTAGAAGCCTTCTTCACCATGGGAGGGGTGCTGGTAGTGGCTGTTTGCACTAAGAAAGACTACATGGCTGTCTCGCTGCCAGACCACCCACTGGCTGACTCACGCTGG CATTCAGTGGATATAGTCCACATCCCGGGCCGCCGTCCTTTTGGTCAGAACCTGGTCACCATCTACATCGATGGAGAGCAGCGTAAAACTGCTCAGCTTCGCTTTCCATCTCTCAGTGAG CCTTTTACCTCCTGCTGCATCGGCTCTGCAGGCCACCGgaccactaccaccaccacctcccccAACCTGCCCATGACCTTGTCCTCCAACCCGTCACCCGAGTTTGCCTTCCCTCCCCATGCCCCCTCCCTCATCCGTTCCCAGTCTTTCCCAGCCTCCTTTGCAGGAGGCCACTGGGGTTCTATAGGCAACTCCCCTGTGCACACCATCCCAGCGGGactgcaggacacagagtgggGAACACCCACATCTCTGGATGGTCTCCTGGGCAATGCCTTCATCTGCCACGAGGCTCTCCAGCAGACCCAGACTAGAGCTCTTTATGCTGCAG GCCCCAATCACGTGTCCTTATTCAAAACGGATGGAGAGTTATCTGATCTCAACAGCAAGCTTCTGCTCTACTACACTCCACAG GCCTTTAAGAGCCAGATATGTCTAGACCTGTCTCCCAATCACCAATATGACGGCAGGCTGACAGGACACAGGGTAGTGAATTGGGACATCAAG GATGTTGTAAATGTGGTTGGAGGTATAGGGGTTTTGCTGCCCCTGCTTGAGCAGGTGTGTGAGGCCGAGCAGGCTTACAACGGTGGTCAGGAGATCTCAGACTTGCTTGGACCGGAGCTCACCTCCTCCAGAGGCCCCGCTGCCATGCTGCTCCCACTGAACAAGTCTGCGG aggGCAGACTAGAGAGAAACAGCATTGCTGCTTTCCTGCTGATGGTGAAAAACCTCATCCGTCATCACCCTGTCAATCAGGAGAGCCTGCTGCACTGCCATGGGCCGAGCATCATAGGAGTCATGCTCAGCAAA GTTCCAGGCAGCATGATGGACATGAACGTTTTAATGGCAtgtcagctgctgctggagcaggtTTTCAGTGAGGGCAACAGCCCACTTCTACAGCAACTCTACCAGCACCTGCTGTTTGATTTCCGCATCTGGACTAAGAGCCATTTCGCTGTTTGTCTGG CCCATGTGCAGTACCTGGCATCTGTGATAAACAAAGGCAAGCAGCGCATGAAGAGGAAGTATGGGGTTCAGTACATTCTGGATACCATTCGGACGTTCTACAG TGTGGAGAAAGATGGCAGCTCTTTGTCTGATGAGAAGCAAACAATTCAGATCTCTCTGTTCGCCTTGCTGAAAGACTTTCTCAAGTCTCCTACACCAGAAGAGCTTCACAGTGTCCTCGCCTACATTCTGACTGTAGGAGAGGAGCAGCAG GTGGTGAAGGCCTTGGATGTGCTGTATGAGCTCTTGAGAAGCAGCCCTCCACGTGAGCAGGTGCAGGCCGTGCTGCTGGAGTGGGGCGTGgaacagctttactgtttgCTGCTCACTCCAAGCTTCGGAGACGAGGCCAGGGAGAGGGTGTTCAGG ATTTTATACAAAATCCTCAAGAGCGAGCGAGTGTCCGAGCGCAACAAGCAGCGAGTTAAGCTTAAGGATTTTGGCTACCTTGGCCTGGTTTGTTTCCTTGAAGACCTTCCCGTCACCATGATCACCGTGCGCTGTCTGTATGAGCAGGTTCTTGCTACAG ATGCCAGCCCTAACTTCAGAGACCTCCTGGCTGTGGTCTGTCTTTCCCATCGAGCCGTGCTCACTGTCCGCTTGGACGTCTGTCGCAAG CTCTTTCATCTGATCTACTCCAATGAGGATTATGTGAAGCAGCTCGCTAAGCAGCCCGGCTGGCAGGATGTTCTCACCAAACTCTATGTGAAAGAGTCCTACGAGTCCCACACTGCCAGCATTGCAGACTCCGGCAACAACAGACCCTTTGAACCAAACTATCGGCCACTGCTGCGCAGGGATCAGACTCTGGTCATAGAGGACACCCGCACCGACGTCTTCCTGAACTACCGCAGCTCGCAGGACAtcgaggatgaggaggaggaggatgaaggtggCCCACGGGACATCTCCGAGGGATTCTCTGATTTATCCCAGTCGCCTCCTAGTGGATGTGGGGGCCCGCTGAAAAACTTCACTGGCTCTCTCCATTTTAAGTCATTTGATTCAGTGGACCAGGGCAGCCACTCGTCCTCCATCTCCAACGCAGTTGATATCACCTCATCGTGCACCAATGATGAGGGCAGAGAGTACCAGCCCCTCTCTCCCTTTGGCACATCACCCTTAGATTTGGAGCTTGGAGGCATGGGAGAGACAGTCATACACACCCCTGGAGGTAGTCTGGCAAACACACCATCTCCTCTAGAGCACTGCAAACCATTTCCACCACTCAGAACCAGGAAGAGCTCCAGTCTGTCCAACGTGCTGGATGATACGAGCTATGGGACAGACCCTCCTACTGGAGACACAATCTCCAATACATCCAACCCACAG CAGACCCCTGAGGAGGAGCTGTGCAACCTCCTCACTAACATCGTCTTCTCCGTGCTGTGGAGCGGCAGTGGGGCGGAGGGGGCCGAGGATGtggtgtggagagagagaggacaggtcTTTTCTGTTCTCACCAAACTGGGCTCGTCCTGCCAACTGGTGCGCCCTCCCGATGACATCAAACGCAG TTTGTTGGAGATGATGCTGGAGTCCTCCCTGTCAGACCTGAGGGAGGCCCAGGGCgtttctctgcctttctgtccCAGTCTGGTTCGGCTACTCAGGCTGCTGCAGGACTTCCTGTTTGCTGAGGGTACAGACAACCACACACTTTGGAGTGAAAAG ATATTTGAGGGGGTGGTGAACCTGCTGGACAAGTTACAAGCCTGGCATAGCACCCCTGGCAGCCCCGGGAACATTGAACTGAAGGAAATGGCCCAGATCGGCCTGCGTATCATCACTGGGTAtatccagcagcagcactccCAG GTGTGTGTGATGGCTTATGTGAAGCTCCACAGCCTGCTCCAGACTGTGCTGTGTCTGAGCTGGGAGGAGGTGTGTTTCCTGCTGGGGCAGCTGGGCGCCCCCCTGTGGCCCGGAGGTGTAATGGACAGTACCAACTGTGGACACCCAGAGACCTTCTCCCAACTGGTGCCCATCGTGCGAACTCTGCTCGATCAGCACGCCGACCCCGTCACCCTCCAGACTCTGCTACCCAACCTGCCCATCACGAACGGCAGCACCACCTTCGCCCAGGACCTGAAGGTTTACTGTCACACACCGGAGTGGCGGGGGTTTTACCAGCAGCAG GTTCAGCCCACCATGGAGCAGTATGAGCTGGACACATTTGGGAGGAGCCACGACATCATGTCCAATTTCTGGAACTCCTGCTTCGATGACCTGATGAGCACGGCTTTTCGTCGGGACAAAGACAGATCTGACATCAAATCGAAGTTTCAG gaagtgatCGTGGACCCCTACCTGAAGCGAGTCAGAAGTGAGAACAGCAGGTACCTCAGTTGGCAGAAGCAGAGCTCCAGCCAGCAGGGGGTGGTGTGGAAGCACTGGAGAGCTCTCCGCAGGCTTTTGACCAGTGAGAGAGGAGCATGGGCCAACAG AGTCCAACCAGAGGTGAAATGGAAGTTGTCCAACGCAGAGACATATTCAAAGATGCGTCTCAAACTTGTGCCCAACTACAACTATGATCCTCACAGTGAGGCCAGCGCCCTGAGGGACAACATGG gAGCTGATAGCCCTCGTAGTTCTGAACCTCTCCCGCTTGCTGTTGCAAAGGAAGCAAAAGTGAGCGACATGGAGGATGATCAGTTAGGAGAAGAGGACCTCGTCTTTTTGGATAATAA GGTGGAGGGGGAAGATGagagccaaaaagaaaaactggttCTGTCTGAAGACTGCGAGCTCATCACCATCGTGGCGGTTGTTCCGGGCCGTCTGGAGGTTACCACGCACCATCTCTACTTCTATGATGGCAGCAGtgagaaagaagagacagaggaag GTATCGGGTTTGATTTCAAGAGGCCTCTGTCTCAGCTCAGAGAAGTCCATTTGCGGCGCTACAACCTGCGACGATCTGCACTGGAGCTCTTTTTCATAGATCAGGCTCACTACTTCATCAACTTCAGGAAGAAG GTACGAAATAAAGTATATTCTAGGATCCTTGGGCTGCGGCCTCCCAACCTGTTTTACTTCGGCTCCCGCTCCCCCCAAGAGCTACTGAAGGCATCTGGGCTTACACAG AAATGGGTTTACAGAGAAATCTCCAATTTTGAGTATTTGATGCAACTGAACACCATCGCTGGACGCACTTACAACGACCTGTCGCAGTATCCTGTG ttcCCCTGGGTCTTGTGTGACTACACCTCTCCTGTTCTGGATCTAGAGGACCCGTCAGTTTTCAGAGACTTGTCCAAACCCATAGGAGTGGTCAACCCACGCCATGCACAGAATGTCAGAGAAAA GTATGAGAGCTTTGAGGACCCAACAGGCACCATTGACAAATTCCACTATGGCACACACTACTCAAATGCAGCAGGAGTCATGCACTACATGATCCGCATGGAGCCATTCACCACCCTGCATATCCAGCTGCAGAGTGGCAG GTTTGActgtgcagacagacagttcCACTCAGTGGCAGCCGCCTGGCAGGCTCGTATGGAGAGTCCCGCTGACGTCAAAGAGCTCATCCCGGAGTTCTTCTACTTCCCAGAATTCCTGCAGAACCTGAACG GATTCGACTTGGGACATTTGCAGATATCTCAGGACCCAGTGACGAATGTTCTGCTGCCTCGCTGGGCCACATCAAGAGGAGACTTCATCAGGAAACACAGGAAAGCCCTG GAATGTGAGCATGTGTCCAGTCACCTCCATGAGTGGATTGACTTGATCTTTGGTTACAAGCAGAGAGGTGAAGAGGCAGTGAATGCGCTCAATGTCTTCTACTACTGCACTTATGAAG GCGCAGTAGATCTGGATGCAATTGCCAACGAAAATGAGCGCAAGGCCCTGGAAGGCATCATCAGCAACTTTGGACAGACACCCTGTCAGCTACTTAAG GAGCCTCATCCTCCTCGTATGTCGACTGAGAACGCAGTAAGGCGGCAGGCCCGCCTGGAAACCGTGCCCCCAAATATCTTTGAGGAGCTCAAAAAACTCAGGCCATTTGTGGAG GTGGTGAGTGACGGCCTCCCTCTGGTCCAGGCAGTGGTACCAAAGAACCAGAATCGCTCCTTCATCATCCAGGGCTCAGACATACTG GTGACTGTGAGTTCAAACGGGTTGATAGGAACACACAGCTGGCTGCCATATGACAAAAACATTGCCAACTACTTCACCTTCACTAAGGACCCCACGATGACTAATCCCAA AACGCAGCGTTTCTTGAGCGGACCTTTCTCTCCCGGGGTAGAGATCGGCGCTCAGGTGCTGGTGGTGTCCAACGATGGACGACTGCTGTTCAGCGGAGGACACTGGGACTGCAGTCTCCGTGTCACCCAACTGGGCAAGGGCAAACTGGTGGGCAGGATCTGCCGGCACATTG ACATTGTTACTTGCTTGGCTCTGGATCTCTGTGGCATCTACCTCATCTCTGGTTCAAGGGACACCTCCTGCATAGTGTGGCAGGTCCTACAGCAG GGTGGCTTCTCCAGCGGCCTTTCTCCTCGGCCGGTGCAGGTCCTCTGTGGACACGACCAGGAGGTCACCTGTGTGGCCATCAGCACCGAACTGGACATGGCTGTctcagggtcaaag GACGGGACTGTAATCGTGCACACTGTCCGACGAGGTCAGTTCTTGCGAACACTGCGACCTCCTGGTAATAGCTGTGTACCCACCGAAATCTCTGAGCTCCAGGTGGGCATGGAAGGCCACATTGTGGTACAGACCTCGCTGGAGGAGCGGTCTAACAGAAAg GGCAAGTATTCACTTCATGTTTACTCAGTAAATGGCTGTCTGCTGTCCTCCTTCACCATGGAGGAGCAGGTGACTGCTCTCCACCTGGTGTCTGAATACGTCATCCTGGGCACCATACAGGGCAGCCTCCACATACGAGATTTATACAG TCTGGATGCTCCGGTAACACCCCTGGCCTTGAAGGTTCCTGTGAGGAGTGTGTCTGTCACCAAAGAGTGCAGCCACATCCTAGTGGGACTAGAGGACGGGAAGTTAATTGTGGTGGGGGCAGGGAAGCCAGAGGAG GTTCGCTCAGGACAATTCTCCCGTCGCCTGTGGGGCTCCACACGCCGCATCTCTCAGGTGTCGTCGGGTGAAACTGAATACAATCCCTCTGAGAATGCTGGGAAATGA